AGGCGCGCACCTTCCTGTTCGCGCGCTATACCTTCGTCGGCGCCTTGTGTGCCGCGACCGGTTCGCTGGCGACCGTGATCCCGCAAGTGCTGACCGATGCCGGCCTGGCCCAGCTCGACGCGTTGCGTCTGATGTTCGTCGCCTACGGGCTGACCGGCGTCTTGATCTTCGTCCTGTATCGCGCCTTGCCGGACCACCGTATGCACGAGCAGGCAGCGTCGCCCGAACCGCTGGGGCCTTCGCGCGGCATCGTGATCAAACTGGCGGCGCTGTTCTCGGTCGATGCCTTCGCTGGCGGGTTGATCGTCAATACCTTGCTCGCGCTCTGGCTGTTCGAGCGTTTCGACCTCTCGCTCGCCGCTGCCGGCCAGTTCTTCTTCTGGGCTGGGCTGCTGTCGGCCGGCTCTCAGCTCGCCGCTCCCTGGGTGGCGCGCCATATTGGCCTGATCAACACGATGGTGTTTACCCACATCCCATCGAGCGTCTGTCTTATCCTCGCCGCCTTCGCCGATAGTCTGCCGGTGGCGCTCGCGCTGCTGTTCCTGCGCAGCGCCCTGTCGCAGATGGACGTGCCGACGCGCTCGGCCTTCATCATGGCGGTGGTAACGCCGGCCGAGCGCGCCGCGGCGGCAAGCTTCACCGCTGTACCCAGGAGCCTCGCCGCCGCAGCGAGCCCCGCCATTGGCGGCGCCTTGTTCGCCGCAGGCTGGCTGGCGGCGCCGCTGGCTGGCTGGCGGCGCCGCTGGTGGCCTGCGGCCTGCTCAAGATCGCGTATGACGTTGCACTTTGGCGCGCGTTTCGGAAGTACGAGGAACCCTCCTCTTGAGAGCGCTCGCGCGCAAGCACATGGCGCGCTTCCGAAAATCGTGACCATCAGACAGAGCGCATCGCGAACGTGGCAACCGGAACTTTCAACGGCAGTTCTTGTGGAGAGGGGCAAGAGGCACAGGCGCCCCCCGAAAGGGACGCCTGCGGACTACAACAAGCCGGCTTCGGCGAACGAGTACGGGCTGCCCTTGCCGACGATGAAGTGATCCAGCACCCGGACATCGACGGTGGCCAGGGCGCTCTTCAACCGCTCGGTGATCGCACGATCAGCGGCCGAGGGCTCGGTGTTCCCCGAGGGGTGCTGATGCGCCAGGATCAGCGCCGAAGCGTTGAGCGCCAGCGCACGCTGGACCACCACCCTCGGATACACCGAAGTCTGGTCGACCGTGCCCTTGAACAGCGGCTCGAAGGCGAGTACCTGGTGCTGGTTGTCGAGAAACACGACGGCGAAGATTTCGTTCGGCTCCGCGACCAGTTTCAGGCGCAGGTAGTCGCGCACGGCGGCGGGACTGCCCAGCGCCGGACCGGCCTTGAACACGCGGTTCTCCAGCAGGGTGATGGCCTGCCGGATGATCCAGTCTTCGTGCTGGGCGGCGATCAGGGTGAGCGACTCCGGGCGGGAGTCGGCGATGACAAGAGACATGGCGAACCTCCAATGGATGAGATCGGAGGGCGCCTGCCCCTGGAGGGCAAACCCTCCTGGGGACGATGGGGATGGAACAGGTGACGAGCGGGCATCCACCACCGCGGATGCGGTGGCTGTTCGCGTCAAGGGATGCGATGCGAACGGGTTTCGATCAACGCGGACGAGCCGCGCCGCAGCCTTGAAGATCGATGGCTACCTGGGCATGTCACCGGCAACGCCGGCGGGCATGTCTGGG
This genomic interval from Lysobacterales bacterium contains the following:
- the radC gene encoding DNA repair protein RadC, yielding MSLVIADSRPESLTLIAAQHEDWIIRQAITLLENRVFKAGPALGSPAAVRDYLRLKLVAEPNEIFAVVFLDNQHQVLAFEPLFKGTVDQTSVYPRVVVQRALALNASALILAHQHPSGNTEPSAADRAITERLKSALATVDVRVLDHFIVGKGSPYSFAEAGLL